The DNA sequence GCGATGCTCTCGTCTCCCTGAACGCCGTTAACAAGCATTACGGCCAGCTGCACGTTTTGAAGGACATCAACCTCCAGGTCCGCAAGGGCGAGGTTGTTGTGGTCATCGGGCCCTCCGGCTCCGGTAAGTCCACCCTCTGCCGGGCAATCAACCGCCTGGAAACCATCGAGGGCGGAACCATCAGCATCGACGGGAAAGTCCTCCCCGAGGAAGGCAAGGAACTCGCACAGCTCCGCGCCGACGTCGGAATGGTCTTCCAGTCGTTCAACCTGTTCGCGCACAAGACCATCCTTGAAAACGTCACCCTGGGGCCGATCAAGGTCAAAGGTGTTTCCAAGGCGGCAGCGGAAAAGGACGCCATGGCGCTCCTGGAACGCGTGGGCGTGGGCCACCAGGCTCCCAAGCTGCCGGCCCAGCTCTCGGGCGGCCAGCAGCAGCGCGTTGCGATCGCCCGCGCCTTGGCAATGAAGCCGAAGGTGATGCTGTTCGACGAGCCCACGTCAGCGCTGGACCCCGAAATGATCAACGAGGTCCTGGACGTCATGGTCCAGCTCGCCAAGGAAGGCATGACCATGATCGTGGTCACCCACGAGATGGGCTTCGCCCGCAAGGCGGCCGATCGTGTGGTCTTCATGGCGGACGGCCAGATCGTGGAGGACGCCACCCCGGAGGAGTTCTTCACCAACCCGAAGAGTGACCGGGCCAAGGACTTCCTGTCCAAGCTCCTCACCCACTGACTTACCGAACAACATCACACTTCAGATCGCATCCAGGCCGGAAAACCCGCGGCCACCAATGAAAGGAATGTCATGAAGGCATTTATGTCCCGGCGAAAGTCCTTCGTCGTGGCGGCTACCGCTGCCCTCGCACTGTCACTGAGCGCCTGCGGCGGTGGAGACTCAGGCGGCTCCAGCAACCCGAGCCCCGTTGAGAAGCCGTCGTTCGCTGCCGGAACCACCATGGCGAAGCTGTCCTCCGCCGGCACCATCAAGATCGGCACCAAGTTCGACCAGCCGCTGTTCGGCCAGGTGGGCCTGGACGGCAAGCCCGTAGGTTTCGACGTTGAAATGGGCAAGCTGATCGCCGCCAAGCTGGGCATCCCCGCAGACAAGATCGAATGGTCCGAGACCGTTTCGGCCAACCGCGAGCCCTTCATCGAGCAGGGCAAGGTTGACCTGGTCATCGCCACGTACACCATCAGCGACAAGCGCAAGCAGGTTGTGGACTTCGCCGGCCCTTACTACGAAGCCGGCCAGGCCCTCATGGTGAACAAGGACAACGACACCATCAAGAAGCCCGAGGACGTCAAGGGCAAGAAGGTCTGCTCCGTCACCGGTTCCACCCCGGCCGCCACGATTGTGGACAAGTACGGCGCCGAGCTCGTCCCGGCCGCCACCTATTCTGCCTGCCTGGAGCCGCTGCGCAACAAGCAGGTTGAAGCCGTGACCACTGACAACGTGATCCTCGCCGGCTTCGTTGACAAGGAGCCGGACGCCTTCAAGCTCGCTTCCGACGAGACCTTCACCAAGGAGCCTTACGGCATCGGCCTGAAGAAGGGCGACACCGAGTTCCGCAACTGGATCAACGACCAGCTCGAATCCTTCGAAAAGGACGGCTCCTACAAGAAGGCCTGGGAAGCCACTGCGGGTTCGGTCATTAAGACCGCCCCCAGCCTCCCGGCCATCAACCGTTACTGAGTAGCGTCCGCCGCGCCGCCGGGGCTGTTCAGCAGCCCCGGCGGCACCGCCTTTAATCCGTCCACGCTTACAGCCGAAGGATCTTATGGACGTCATCTTTGAAAACCTGCCCCTGTACTGGGAGGGTTTTCTCCGCACTCTTTTTCTCTCCGTTGTCTCCGGCATTTTCGCGTTGATCCTTGGCACCTTGCTTGCCGCGGCACGCGTCTCCCCGGTCGCAGCGCTTCGCGGTTTCAGCACCGTGTATGTGGAAGTCCTCCGCAACACGCCGCTGACCATCGCATTCTTCTTCGCAGCGGTGGTGCTCCCCCGGATCGGGGTCAAGTTCGAGCAGTTCGAGATCGCCGCAATCATTGCCCTCAGCACCTACACCGCCGCGTTCATCGCCGAAGCTGTCCGCTCGGGCGTCAACAGCGTGCCTGTGGGCCAGGCCGAAGCCGCACGCAGCATCGGCATGAAGTTCGGCCAGGTTCTCTCGCTCATCATCCTTCCCCAGGCACTGCGCACGGTGATCCCGCCGCTGATCAACATCCTGATCGCCCTGGTCAAAAACTCCTCGGTGGCCGGTGCCTTCTTCGTCCTGGAACTGTTCGGTTACGGCCGCCAGCTGGCCAACGCCAACGGTGACGCCGTGATCACGGTCCTGCTGGGCACGGCGTTCTTCTATCTGCTCCTCACCGTTCCGCTGGGAATCCTCGCCAACACGGTGGAACGAAAGGTGGCGATTGCCCGATGAGTTCCGTTCTCTACGACGTCCCGGGTCCCAAGGCCCGCCGGGTCTCCCTCATTGCCTCCATCATTGGCGGCCTGCTGATTCTTGGCCTGCTGGCCTGGGTTGTCCTGACCCTTTCCCAGCAGGGCATCTTCGAAGCCCGCCGCTGGCAGATCTTCACCCGTGCCGATGTTTGGCGCCTCCTCGGCAACGGGCTGGGATCCACCCTCTCGGCAGCGGCACTTGCCGCAGTCATCGCGTTCCCGCTGGGCCTGCTGCTGTGCCTCCTGCGCATTTCGGACGCCGCCGCCATCCGGGTACCCATGCGGGTCATCCTGGAGTTCCTGCGCGGCATGCCCGTGGTCCTGATGATGCTATTCATCCTCCTGGGCTTCGGCACCTCCGCGTTCGTCGCCGTGGTGGCCGGCCTGGTGCTGTACAACGCGGCGGTCTTTGCCGAAATCATCCGGGCCGGTATCCAGTCCCTCCCGAAGGGGCAGCGCGAAGCCGGCCTGGCCATCGGCCTGACCAGCTACAAGTCGCGCATGCTGATCGAACTGCCGCAGGCAATCCGCCGCATGATGCCCTCGCTCGTTGCGCAGATGGTGGTTCTGTTGAAGGACACTTCGCTGGGCTACATCGTGGCGTACGGCGAGCTGCTGCGGGCCGTCCAGGTCATGGCGGACTTCCTGGGTACCCAGTACCTGTTCCCCATCTTCTTTGTGGCGGCGGCCATCTACATCGCCATCAACATCTCGGTTTCACGGCTTGCCGTATGGATCGAGCGCCGCGGCTCCAAAAAGGCGGCCGGCGGCACGGCGAAGGCCGAACCCGACGTCCTGGAAGCTGCGGCTCCCTAGGCTTCTAAGCTGCAACAGAAAAGGTCCGGAATTCCCGTGGGGAGTTCCGGACCTTTGCCGTTAAGGGCCGTCAGCCGGCGAGCCAGCTTTGCAGCGCGGCGAGGCATTTGCGGACGGCATCAGCGTGGACGTGCTCGTTGTCCTTGTGCGCCAGCAGCGCATCGCCCGGGCCGAAGTTCACCGCGGGGATGCCCAGCTCGCTGAAGCGGGCGACGTCGGTCCAGCCGTATTTGGGCTTGGGCTCGGCTCCCACGGCGGCAATGAAGGAGGCGGCAGCCGGGTGCTGCAGGCCAGGACGCGCTCCCGCGGCGGCATCAGTGCGGACCACGTCGAAGCCCGCCAGCAGTTCCCGGACGTGGGCTTCTGCCTGGTCCGGCGTCTTGTCCGGGGCGAACCGGTAGTTGATTTCCACCACACAGCGGTCCGGGATGACATTGCCGGCGGTGCCGCCGTTGATCTTTACCGCGTTGAGGCTTTCCCGGTAGTCCAGCCCGTCAACGTTGATCGTCCGCGGTTCGTAGGATGCCAGGCGGGCCAGGATGGGGGCTGCTGCGTGGATGGCGTTGCTGCCCATCCATGCCCGCGCCGAGTGTGCGGCCTCGCCCGCCGTGCTGGCCTCGAACCGGCTGGTGCCGTTGCAGCCGCCCTCCACCGTGCCATCCGTAGGCTCCAGCAGGATGGCGAAATCTCCTTGCAGCAGGTCTCCGTGGTTGCGGACCAGGCGTCCCAGGCCGCTCTTGACCGCCTCCACTTCCTCATGGTCGTAGAACACGAAGGTGACGTCCCGCTTGGGCTGCGCGCCGCCGTCGAACATTCGTGCTGCCAGCGCCAGCTGGACCGCCACGCCGCCCTTCATGTCGGTGGCTCCGCGGCCATAGAGGACGCCTTCACCCGGAACGCCGGATTCCCAGCTGGACGGGACAGTGCCCCTGGAACCTTCGGTCAGGGGCAACGGAACCGTGTCCAGGTGGCCGGCGAGGATGACCCGTTCGGCGCGGCCCAGTTCGGTGCGGGCGACGATGGCGTCACCGTCGCGCACCACCGTGAGCTGGGGAATCCCCCGCAATGCGGCTTCGACGGCGTCCGCGAGCTGCTTCTCATTGCCCGACACGCTGTTGATGTCCATGAGTGCCGCGGTCAGCAGCGCAACGTCCTGGTGCAGGTCAAGGGTGGACACGGAAGATTCGGGGGCGGTTTCAGCAGTCACGAAGCCAGTCTAGTTCGAACCGCCTGCCCGGCCCTCGATAGACTGGAGCACATGACTGAGACTGCTTCCTCCGCCGTGCCCGAAACCCTGACCTCCAACACTGAAGACCGTTCCGCCTATGGCTTTGGTGTGGCCACCATCGCCACCACCGGCAGCGACACCACGGTCCTGGACGTCTGGTTCCCGGCACCGGCACTCGGTGTTGCGGCCGAGGACCTCCGCTCGGTGGAAAACGCCGACGAAGCCCTGACCGCCATCGCTGAGAACGGCGCAGACCAGGACCGCGGCACGGAGCAGAAGGTGGTCTTTGTCCAGATCAACCTCGACGAAGCCCCCGCCGACACCGCGGACGCCTACCTCCGCCTGCACCTTCTCTCGCACCGCCTGGTCCAGCCCAACACCATTAACCTGGACGGCATCTTCGCCAAGCTCCCCAACGTCGTGTGGACCAATTTCGGCCCCGCCGCCGTCGAGGGCTTTGAACTGACGCGCGCCAGGCTGCGCCGGCGGGGCGCTGTCACCGTCTACGGCATCGACAAGTTCCCGCGCATGGTGGACTATGTGGTCCCCAGCGGGGTCAGGATTGCCGACGCCGACAGGGTGCGCCTGGGTGCGCACCTCGCCGCCGGCACCACCGTCATGCACGAGGGCTTCGTGAACTTCAACGCCGGGACCCTGGGCACCTCCATGGTGGAGGGGCGCATCTCGGCGGGCGTCGTGACCGGGGACGGCAGCGACGTGGGTGGCGGCGCGTCCATCATGGGCACCCTGTCCGGCGGCGGCAAGGAAAAGATCACCATCGGCGAGCGGGTCCTGCTCGGGGCAAACTCAGGCGTGGGCATCAGCATCGGTGACGATTCGGTGGTGGAAGCCGGCCTCTACGTCACGGCGGGCACCCGCGTCCGCGTCCCGGGCCCCAAGGACGAGGTGGGCGAGGACACCACCAGGATCGTCAAGGCTGCCGAGCTTTCCGGCGTCCCCAACCTGCTGTTCCGCCGCAACTCCACCACGGGCGCGGTGGAGGCTCTCCCCCGCAAGGGCCAGACCGTGGAACTGAACGACGCCCTGCACGCCAACTAGTCTCTTCGTGGCACCTCTGTCTGTGGCGCGCAGGCGCGGCCTGCGCCGCCTGGCGGTGCTGCTCCTCACCCTGGCACTGGCAGCGGGAGGCATTTACACGGCGGTCTACTTTGTGCAGCGTTCCGAGACCCTCGTCTCGGAGCGCTGCACAGCCACGGCCGGCGGCCGGACCGGGGAACTGGCGCCGGACCAGGCGGCCAATGCAGCCCTGATCACCGCCGCGGCCGTCCGGCGGGGCCTCCCTCCGCGTGCCGCCACCATTGCCCTGGCCACTGCCATGCAGGAGTCAAAGCTGCGCAACATCGGCCACGGCGACCAGGCCGGCCCTGACTCGCGGGGGCTCTTCCAGCAGCGGCCTTCCCAGGGCTGGGGCACCGAGGCCCAGATCATGGACCCGTACTACGCCGTCAACGCCTTCTATGACGCCCTGGTGAAGATCCCTGGGTACGAAACGCTGGACATCACTGACGCGGCCCAGCAGGTCCAGCGTTCCGCCTACCCCAAGGCCTATGCCCAGCACGAGGAGATGGGCCGGGCCTTCGCTTCCGGGCTGACCGGACAGACTCCGGCGGGAGTCCAGTGCACGCTGCGCTCCCCGACGGCAGGCGGGAATTCAACAACAGTGGTGACGGAGCTGGAGCAGGCGTACGGCGGCGTGGATGCGCAGGTGGACGGCGCCACCCTGGTAGTGGACGCGGACGGGGCACTGGCATGGTCGGTGGCCCAGTGGGCGGTTGCGAATGCCAAGGACCTGGCGGTGACAAGGGTGGAAGTCGCCGGCCGCAGCTGGGACCGGCCAGGCGGGGACGGATGGCAGGCGTCGGGGGCCGCCGCCGGGCAGGTGCGCATCACCGTACGGCAGGACGACGGCGGCACGTGACCTCCCGCCGTCGTCCTCCCTGCAGGGGCTAGACCAGGATTTCCAGCACCGGCTGGACGTAGCTGCGGAACAGCTCAGGCTGGCCCATCAACTCATGGCTCATGATGATCTTGTCCGGTTCCAGGTACCAGGCCCGTTGCTCGTCCAGCGGCAGCTCAATGATGGTCAGCGTGAAATCCCGGGAGTCCCGCCCCACCTCCATCAGCCGGTCGTCCACCATGTCCCCGAGCAGCTGGTCCGTTCCGCTGGCCACGCGCTGGGCTTCGAGTTCGGCGTATTCGCTCCTGCGTTCCCTGGCCCAGGTGAGGGCAGAGCCGAAATGGGCCTGCAGGAGCCGTTGGAGCGCCGGCGAGTTGCCGAACGCTTCGAAATCGGGTGGAGACAGTTCCGGGGAGGTGTGGGGGTGCGCCTTGAGCAGCTGCTCCCACCAAGCCTCCCACTCTGTCTTCAGTGCGCTGAGGCCGCCAACATCCGCGGTCAGGTGCTTATGGTCCGCCGAGCGGACTTTGGGTGATGCATGGGACAGCATGGGACGGCCCACGCCGTTCAGGCCGGCGGTGTCCCGGACGTAAAGAGCAATCATCATCGGCCCGGATGTGTCGGTGGTGATCTGCCACCCTGAACCGCTTGCGTGCTGCATCCAAAGTCCTTTCCTGGCCTACCGGTGCCGGGCATCGTGATCGGTCCCGCCTACCCGGCTATCAGTCTATTCCCGCAGGCAGTCCACGGACGTGCAGGACAGTCTTTTGATCCCTTACCGTCCGATCCCGTCCAGGTGCCGCTCAAGCACGTCGCGGCACATCTGCGCCGTCATCCAGCCGGGCTGGAGCAAGGC is a window from the Arthrobacter sp. NicSoilC5 genome containing:
- a CDS encoding amino acid ABC transporter ATP-binding protein, which produces MTTHVPGDALVSLNAVNKHYGQLHVLKDINLQVRKGEVVVVIGPSGSGKSTLCRAINRLETIEGGTISIDGKVLPEEGKELAQLRADVGMVFQSFNLFAHKTILENVTLGPIKVKGVSKAAAEKDAMALLERVGVGHQAPKLPAQLSGGQQQRVAIARALAMKPKVMLFDEPTSALDPEMINEVLDVMVQLAKEGMTMIVVTHEMGFARKAADRVVFMADGQIVEDATPEEFFTNPKSDRAKDFLSKLLTH
- a CDS encoding glutamate ABC transporter substrate-binding protein, whose amino-acid sequence is MKAFMSRRKSFVVAATAALALSLSACGGGDSGGSSNPSPVEKPSFAAGTTMAKLSSAGTIKIGTKFDQPLFGQVGLDGKPVGFDVEMGKLIAAKLGIPADKIEWSETVSANREPFIEQGKVDLVIATYTISDKRKQVVDFAGPYYEAGQALMVNKDNDTIKKPEDVKGKKVCSVTGSTPAATIVDKYGAELVPAATYSACLEPLRNKQVEAVTTDNVILAGFVDKEPDAFKLASDETFTKEPYGIGLKKGDTEFRNWINDQLESFEKDGSYKKAWEATAGSVIKTAPSLPAINRY
- a CDS encoding ABC transporter permease subunit codes for the protein MDVIFENLPLYWEGFLRTLFLSVVSGIFALILGTLLAAARVSPVAALRGFSTVYVEVLRNTPLTIAFFFAAVVLPRIGVKFEQFEIAAIIALSTYTAAFIAEAVRSGVNSVPVGQAEAARSIGMKFGQVLSLIILPQALRTVIPPLINILIALVKNSSVAGAFFVLELFGYGRQLANANGDAVITVLLGTAFFYLLLTVPLGILANTVERKVAIAR
- a CDS encoding ABC transporter permease subunit (The N-terminal region of this protein, as described by TIGR01726, is a three transmembrane segment that identifies a subfamily of ABC transporter permease subunits, which specificities that include histidine, arginine, glutamine, glutamate, L-cystine (sic), the opines (in Agrobacterium) octopine and nopaline, etc.), giving the protein MSSVLYDVPGPKARRVSLIASIIGGLLILGLLAWVVLTLSQQGIFEARRWQIFTRADVWRLLGNGLGSTLSAAALAAVIAFPLGLLLCLLRISDAAAIRVPMRVILEFLRGMPVVLMMLFILLGFGTSAFVAVVAGLVLYNAAVFAEIIRAGIQSLPKGQREAGLAIGLTSYKSRMLIELPQAIRRMMPSLVAQMVVLLKDTSLGYIVAYGELLRAVQVMADFLGTQYLFPIFFVAAAIYIAINISVSRLAVWIERRGSKKAAGGTAKAEPDVLEAAAP
- the dapE gene encoding succinyl-diaminopimelate desuccinylase, which translates into the protein MTAETAPESSVSTLDLHQDVALLTAALMDINSVSGNEKQLADAVEAALRGIPQLTVVRDGDAIVARTELGRAERVILAGHLDTVPLPLTEGSRGTVPSSWESGVPGEGVLYGRGATDMKGGVAVQLALAARMFDGGAQPKRDVTFVFYDHEEVEAVKSGLGRLVRNHGDLLQGDFAILLEPTDGTVEGGCNGTSRFEASTAGEAAHSARAWMGSNAIHAAAPILARLASYEPRTINVDGLDYRESLNAVKINGGTAGNVIPDRCVVEINYRFAPDKTPDQAEAHVRELLAGFDVVRTDAAAGARPGLQHPAAASFIAAVGAEPKPKYGWTDVARFSELGIPAVNFGPGDALLAHKDNEHVHADAVRKCLAALQSWLAG
- the dapD gene encoding 2,3,4,5-tetrahydropyridine-2,6-dicarboxylate N-succinyltransferase, which produces MTETASSAVPETLTSNTEDRSAYGFGVATIATTGSDTTVLDVWFPAPALGVAAEDLRSVENADEALTAIAENGADQDRGTEQKVVFVQINLDEAPADTADAYLRLHLLSHRLVQPNTINLDGIFAKLPNVVWTNFGPAAVEGFELTRARLRRRGAVTVYGIDKFPRMVDYVVPSGVRIADADRVRLGAHLAAGTTVMHEGFVNFNAGTLGTSMVEGRISAGVVTGDGSDVGGGASIMGTLSGGGKEKITIGERVLLGANSGVGISIGDDSVVEAGLYVTAGTRVRVPGPKDEVGEDTTRIVKAAELSGVPNLLFRRNSTTGAVEALPRKGQTVELNDALHAN